From Nocardioides sp. HDW12B, the proteins below share one genomic window:
- the rpmB gene encoding 50S ribosomal protein L28: MAAVCDICAKGPGFGNNRPWSRKITKRRFDPNIQRVRATVNGSPKRLNVCTGCLKAGKVSR, encoded by the coding sequence GTGGCTGCCGTCTGCGACATCTGCGCCAAGGGGCCCGGTTTCGGCAACAACCGGCCGTGGTCGCGCAAGATCACGAAGCGTCGCTTCGACCCCAACATCCAGCGCGTGCGTGCGACCGTCAACGGTTCGCCCAAGCGCCTCAACGTCTGCACCGGCTGCCTCAAGGCCGGCAAGGTCAGCCGCTGA
- the leuD gene encoding 3-isopropylmalate dehydratase small subunit, whose amino-acid sequence MDAFTQHTGTGMPLRRSNVDTDQIIPAVYLKRVTRTGFEDGLFAAWRNDPDFVVNRPEHAGATVLVAGPDFGTGSSREHAVWALMDFGFKVVVSSRFADIFRGNSGKAGLLAAQVSQDVVEQLWKLIEHDPTTQIVVDLEARTIQADALTAPFDIDDYTRYRLLNGLDDVGITLSHEEDITSYETTRPSFKPVTIHG is encoded by the coding sequence ATGGACGCCTTCACCCAGCACACCGGCACCGGGATGCCGCTGCGTCGCAGCAACGTCGACACCGACCAGATCATCCCCGCCGTCTACCTCAAGCGCGTCACGCGCACCGGCTTCGAGGACGGCCTCTTCGCGGCCTGGCGCAACGACCCCGACTTCGTGGTCAACCGTCCCGAGCACGCCGGGGCGACCGTGCTGGTCGCGGGACCCGACTTCGGGACCGGCTCGTCGCGCGAGCACGCGGTCTGGGCCCTGATGGACTTCGGCTTCAAGGTCGTCGTCTCCAGCCGCTTCGCCGACATCTTCCGCGGCAACTCGGGCAAGGCAGGGCTGCTCGCCGCGCAGGTGAGCCAGGACGTCGTCGAGCAGCTGTGGAAGCTCATCGAGCACGACCCCACGACGCAGATCGTCGTCGACCTCGAGGCCCGCACCATCCAGGCCGACGCGCTCACCGCGCCCTTCGACATCGACGACTACACGCGCTACCGGCTGCTCAACGGTCTCGACGACGTCGGCATCACGCTGTCGCACGAGGAGGACATCACGTCGTACGAGACGACGCGTCCGAGCTTCAAGCCCGTCACGATCCACGGCTGA
- a CDS encoding D-alanine--D-alanine ligase family protein: MSALTPPSGTPSEGSSGRRPRIALLFGGRSSEHAVSCVTAGSVLAAIDTEKYDVVPVGIATDGRWVLESATSAHLALTSADDLPQVDPGRPTLVLDQRRELSVRSPGEVPEELGAVDAVFPLLHGPFGEDGTVQGLLELADVPYVGSGVLASAVGMDKQYMKMVLESAGLPTLPWVVVTDRVWRTDPQRIRDAVDALGFPVFVKPCRGGSSIGISKVDGPDELDAAVEEARRWDPKVVVEQSAGAGAREVECGVLDTLGDGPAEASVPAEIVVDAAHAFYDFAAKYLPEEATRLDVPADLAAEVVDEVQRLAVDAFEVMSCEGLARVDFFLLADGRLVVNEINTMPGFTPSSLFPRMWAASGVDYPALVERLVQLALTRPTGLR, translated from the coding sequence ATGAGCGCCCTCACGCCCCCGTCCGGCACCCCGTCCGAGGGCTCGTCCGGTCGCCGGCCCCGCATCGCCCTGCTCTTCGGGGGACGCTCGAGCGAGCACGCCGTCTCCTGCGTGACCGCCGGCAGCGTGCTGGCGGCCATCGACACCGAGAAGTACGACGTGGTGCCGGTCGGCATCGCGACCGACGGACGCTGGGTCCTCGAGTCGGCCACCTCGGCCCACCTCGCGCTGACCTCCGCCGACGACCTCCCGCAGGTCGACCCCGGGCGACCGACCCTGGTGCTCGACCAGCGCCGCGAGCTCTCGGTCCGCTCCCCGGGCGAGGTGCCCGAGGAGCTCGGTGCCGTCGACGCGGTGTTCCCGCTCCTCCACGGCCCCTTCGGGGAGGACGGCACCGTCCAGGGCCTGCTCGAGCTCGCCGACGTCCCCTACGTCGGGTCCGGCGTGCTCGCCTCCGCGGTCGGCATGGACAAGCAGTACATGAAGATGGTGCTGGAGTCGGCGGGGCTGCCCACCCTGCCCTGGGTCGTGGTCACCGACCGGGTCTGGCGCACCGACCCGCAGCGCATCCGGGACGCCGTCGACGCGCTCGGCTTCCCCGTCTTCGTCAAGCCCTGCCGGGGCGGCTCCAGCATCGGCATCAGCAAGGTCGACGGGCCGGACGAGCTCGACGCCGCCGTCGAGGAGGCCCGACGGTGGGACCCGAAGGTGGTCGTGGAGCAGTCAGCCGGAGCGGGTGCCCGCGAGGTCGAGTGCGGGGTGCTCGACACCCTCGGGGACGGCCCGGCCGAGGCCAGCGTGCCGGCCGAGATCGTGGTCGACGCCGCTCACGCCTTCTACGACTTCGCCGCGAAGTACCTCCCCGAGGAGGCTACCCGGCTCGACGTGCCGGCCGACCTCGCCGCCGAGGTCGTCGACGAGGTGCAGCGGCTCGCCGTCGACGCCTTCGAGGTGATGTCGTGCGAGGGCCTGGCGCGCGTCGACTTCTTCCTGCTCGCCGACGGCCGGCTCGTCGTCAACGAGATCAACACGATGCCGGGCTTCACGCCCAGCTCGTTGTTCCCCCGGATGTGGGCCGCCTCCGGCGTGGACTACCCGGCTCTGGTGGAGCGGCTGGTGCAGCTCGCGCTGACCCGGCCCACCGGCCTGCGCTGA
- a CDS encoding Lrp/AsnC ligand binding domain-containing protein, with protein sequence MVVQAYILIQTDVGKAAEVAAAIADVKGVTRAEDVTGPYDVIVRAEASNVDELGKLVVAKVQAVEGITRTLTCPVVHI encoded by the coding sequence ATGGTTGTCCAGGCCTACATCTTGATCCAGACCGACGTCGGCAAGGCCGCGGAGGTGGCGGCGGCGATCGCCGACGTCAAGGGGGTCACGCGGGCCGAGGACGTCACCGGGCCGTACGACGTCATCGTGCGGGCCGAGGCCAGCAACGTCGACGAGCTCGGCAAGCTCGTGGTCGCCAAGGTGCAGGCGGTCGAGGGCATCACGCGGACGCTGACCTGCCCGGTCGTCCACATCTGA
- a CDS encoding PLP-dependent transferase: MSDPAAQPDPASRASHAPALSPRTVVVTAGRPPHEPDQPLNTPLTPASTYVAGGDVEYGRYGNPTWSAFETALGELEGGRALAFSSGLAAVSTVLGLVGHGAKVVAPRHAYSGTIMQLADLESRGRIAATLVDVTDPAAIAEACQDAALLWLESPTNPALEVVDLAAVVAAGHAAGVHVVVDNTFATPLRQQPLSVGADIVVHSATKFIAGHSDVLLGALVVSDPQLLDELKKRRDLEGAVPGTFETWLALRGLRTLAVRLDRAEANAQVLVERLREHAEVGEVRYPGFGAIVSFVPTRGPLAADLLCRSTTLWVHATSLGGVESTFERRRRWKSEAATIPEALVRASVGIEDVEDLWADLDTALNGLASA; this comes from the coding sequence ATGAGTGACCCTGCCGCGCAGCCCGACCCCGCGTCGCGGGCGTCGCACGCGCCCGCCCTGTCCCCCCGGACCGTGGTCGTGACGGCCGGGCGGCCGCCCCACGAGCCCGACCAGCCGCTGAACACCCCGCTGACCCCGGCCTCGACGTACGTCGCCGGCGGGGACGTGGAGTACGGCCGCTACGGCAACCCGACGTGGTCGGCGTTCGAGACCGCCCTCGGCGAGCTGGAGGGCGGCCGGGCGCTGGCGTTCTCGTCCGGGCTGGCGGCGGTCAGCACCGTGCTCGGGCTGGTCGGCCACGGCGCGAAGGTCGTCGCCCCGCGGCACGCCTACAGCGGCACGATCATGCAGCTGGCCGACCTGGAGTCGCGCGGGCGGATCGCCGCCACGCTCGTCGACGTCACGGACCCGGCCGCGATCGCGGAGGCCTGCCAGGACGCCGCCCTGCTGTGGCTGGAGTCCCCCACCAACCCCGCCCTGGAGGTGGTCGACCTCGCGGCCGTGGTCGCCGCCGGGCACGCGGCCGGCGTGCACGTCGTGGTCGACAACACCTTCGCCACCCCGCTGCGCCAGCAGCCGCTGTCGGTGGGCGCCGACATCGTCGTGCACTCGGCGACCAAGTTCATCGCCGGGCACTCCGACGTGCTGCTCGGCGCGCTGGTCGTGAGCGACCCCCAGCTGCTCGACGAGCTGAAGAAGCGGCGCGACCTCGAGGGGGCCGTCCCCGGCACGTTCGAGACCTGGCTGGCGCTGCGCGGCCTGCGCACGCTGGCGGTCCGGCTGGACCGGGCCGAGGCCAACGCCCAGGTGCTCGTCGAGAGGCTGCGCGAGCACGCGGAGGTCGGCGAGGTCCGCTACCCCGGGTTCGGGGCCATCGTGTCCTTCGTGCCGACCCGCGGGCCGCTGGCCGCCGACCTGCTGTGCCGCTCGACGACGTTGTGGGTGCACGCCACGAGCCTGGGCGGGGTGGAGTCGACCTTCGAGCGTCGGCGCCGGTGGAAGTCCGAGGCCGCCACCATCCCGGAGGCGCTGGTGCGTGCGTCCGTCGGGATCGAGGATGTCGAGGACCTCTGGGCCGACCTGGACACCGCGCTGAACGGGCTCGCCTCGGCCTGA
- a CDS encoding DUF3515 family protein, whose translation MLPVVLPVVLLAGCTGGEGAAPTGPGPLAVDGPTVADLPAPEADVCRDLLADLPATLEGQQRRDVADPDVLAAAWGDPAIVLRCGGPPPRGLERDSECVLVDDVAWFFRGNDLVDPQGPEVVFSVVKRLVVVEVTRAASYGPPAEVLADLSGPVAATVPARGRCV comes from the coding sequence GTGCTGCCTGTCGTGCTGCCTGTCGTGCTGCTCGCCGGGTGCACCGGCGGTGAGGGCGCGGCCCCGACGGGGCCCGGTCCGCTCGCCGTCGACGGGCCCACCGTCGCGGACCTGCCGGCACCTGAGGCCGACGTCTGCCGCGACCTGCTGGCCGACCTGCCGGCGACGCTCGAGGGACAGCAGCGGCGCGACGTGGCCGACCCCGACGTGCTCGCCGCCGCCTGGGGCGACCCGGCGATCGTGCTGCGCTGCGGCGGACCGCCCCCGCGCGGGCTCGAGCGGGACTCGGAGTGCGTGCTGGTCGACGACGTCGCCTGGTTCTTCCGGGGCAACGACCTCGTCGACCCGCAGGGCCCCGAGGTGGTGTTCAGCGTGGTCAAGCGGCTCGTCGTGGTCGAGGTGACCCGCGCCGCGTCGTACGGCCCGCCGGCGGAGGTGCTGGCCGACCTGTCCGGGCCGGTGGCCGCAACCGTGCCGGCCCGCGGCCGCTGCGTCTGA
- a CDS encoding thiamine-phosphate kinase, translating to MDLSHPADRTRVPSPTAPPAAAEATLAEVGEFGTIARLVARFGTGPQVLLGPGDDAAVVAVGGAGGSGGGRVVLTTDVLVEGRHFRRDWAEASDIGARAAAQSLSDVNAMGGRATALTVGLAVPPGTALAWVLGLADGLAAESALVGAVVVGGDLTRADTVVVSVTAMGGVDGEPVTRGGARPGDLVAVNGRLGWAAAGLAVLGRGFRSPRAVVDAYRRPVVPYAAGPQAVQLGATSLVDVSDGLVADLGHVCASSGVDALLESAALVVDEPLQAVGSALGTDPTDFVLTGGDDHALVATFAPGTALPAGWTVLGQVVAAAEERGRVLVDGQAPAGEGGFRHF from the coding sequence ATGGACCTCTCGCACCCCGCCGACCGCACCCGCGTCCCGTCGCCGACCGCGCCCCCCGCAGCGGCGGAGGCGACGCTCGCCGAGGTCGGGGAGTTCGGCACGATCGCGCGGCTCGTGGCGCGCTTCGGCACCGGTCCGCAGGTGCTGCTGGGGCCCGGCGACGACGCCGCGGTCGTGGCCGTCGGCGGGGCCGGCGGGTCCGGGGGAGGCCGGGTGGTCCTCACCACCGACGTCCTCGTCGAGGGGCGCCACTTCCGGCGCGACTGGGCCGAGGCGTCCGACATCGGGGCCCGTGCCGCGGCGCAGAGCCTCTCCGACGTCAACGCCATGGGAGGGCGCGCGACCGCGCTGACTGTGGGTCTCGCGGTGCCGCCCGGGACCGCTCTGGCCTGGGTGCTGGGCCTGGCGGACGGCCTCGCCGCGGAGTCGGCGCTGGTCGGCGCGGTCGTGGTCGGCGGCGACCTCACCCGGGCCGACACGGTGGTGGTCTCGGTGACCGCGATGGGCGGGGTGGACGGGGAGCCGGTGACCCGCGGCGGGGCCCGCCCGGGAGACCTGGTCGCGGTGAACGGACGCCTCGGCTGGGCCGCGGCCGGGCTCGCGGTGCTCGGCCGGGGCTTCCGCTCACCCCGCGCCGTGGTGGACGCCTACCGCCGCCCGGTCGTGCCCTACGCAGCCGGCCCGCAGGCGGTGCAGCTCGGGGCGACCTCGCTGGTCGACGTCTCCGACGGCCTGGTGGCCGACCTCGGCCACGTGTGCGCGTCCAGCGGGGTCGACGCGCTGCTGGAGAGCGCCGCGCTCGTCGTCGACGAGCCCCTGCAGGCCGTGGGCTCGGCCCTCGGCACCGACCCGACGGACTTCGTGCTCACCGGAGGCGACGACCACGCGCTGGTGGCGACGTTCGCGCCGGGCACCGCCCTGCCCGCGGGGTGGACGGTCCTCGGGCAGGTCGTCGCCGCCGCCGAGGAGCGGGGCCGGGTCCTGGTCGACGGCCAGGCGCCCGCAGGGGAGGGCGGCTTCCGCCACTTCTGA
- a CDS encoding NAD(P)H-dependent glycerol-3-phosphate dehydrogenase — MTQVAVFGAGSWGTAFSLVLADAGHEVTIWGRRPEVCDAINQQRENTDYLPGVRLPDAVRAAADPAEAAKGAELVVLAVPSQTLRANLGDWAGVLPPDAILMSLMKGVELGTLKRMSEVIAEVTGAGPERIAVLTGPNLAREIAAREPAASVVACASEPVADQLREWLHGPRFRPYSSVDVVGCELGGAYKNVIALAVGMAVGLGFGDNTTASLITRGLAETARLAVKLGADPLTLMGLAGMGDLVATCSSPLSRNRTFGEKLGQGMTTEEITASTRQVAEGVKSAASILALAERNEIYAPLVEGVHQVVVGKWTTHEMMESFASRETKRERD; from the coding sequence ATGACGCAGGTGGCCGTGTTCGGCGCTGGTTCCTGGGGGACGGCGTTCTCGCTGGTGCTGGCCGACGCCGGCCACGAGGTGACGATCTGGGGACGCCGGCCCGAGGTGTGCGACGCCATCAACCAGCAGCGGGAGAACACCGACTACCTGCCGGGCGTCCGGCTCCCGGACGCCGTCCGCGCCGCCGCCGACCCGGCCGAGGCCGCGAAGGGGGCCGAGCTGGTCGTGCTGGCCGTGCCGTCGCAGACGCTGCGCGCCAACCTCGGCGACTGGGCCGGGGTGCTGCCGCCGGACGCGATCCTCATGTCGCTCATGAAGGGCGTCGAGCTCGGCACCCTCAAGCGCATGAGCGAGGTCATCGCCGAGGTCACCGGCGCAGGGCCCGAGCGCATCGCCGTCCTGACCGGGCCCAACCTGGCACGCGAGATCGCCGCCCGCGAGCCCGCCGCCAGCGTCGTGGCCTGCGCCTCGGAGCCGGTCGCCGACCAGCTGCGGGAGTGGCTGCACGGCCCCCGCTTCCGTCCCTACTCCAGCGTCGACGTGGTGGGCTGCGAGCTCGGGGGCGCCTACAAGAACGTCATCGCCCTGGCCGTCGGCATGGCGGTCGGTCTCGGCTTCGGTGACAACACCACCGCCTCGCTCATCACCCGCGGCCTGGCCGAGACCGCGCGGCTGGCGGTCAAGCTCGGAGCCGACCCGCTGACCCTCATGGGTCTGGCGGGGATGGGCGACCTCGTCGCCACCTGCTCGTCGCCGCTGTCGCGCAACCGCACCTTCGGCGAGAAGCTCGGGCAGGGCATGACCACCGAGGAGATCACCGCCTCCACCCGCCAGGTCGCGGAGGGCGTGAAGTCGGCGGCCTCGATCCTCGCGCTGGCCGAGCGCAACGAGATCTACGCCCCGCTCGTCGAGGGCGTGCACCAGGTCGTGGTGGGGAAGTGGACGACCCACGAGATGATGGAGAGCTTCGCCTCGCGCGAGACCAAGCGCGAGCGCGACTGA
- the cofC gene encoding 2-phospho-L-lactate guanylyltransferase: MTPTPSDLPPAAAHDRGPDGVDVVIPVKPLDRAKSRLAVLGDDVRRDLALAFVRDVLTAVRGAAGLREVVVVTADEQVAALVRSELGGRARLVADTEPRELNRALHRGVDDLRATRPDADRTAVLALCADLPALTSRALGDLLAVAPRSGAGFVADRTGTGTTAYLAPPALFDPRFGPGSRDAHARAAVDLTARVPAELRADVDSPADLAPLVAHPHLGGATRAALARHGLDRDALAGTALPRA; encoded by the coding sequence ATGACGCCGACGCCCTCCGACCTCCCGCCCGCGGCTGCCCACGACCGGGGACCCGACGGGGTCGACGTGGTGATCCCGGTCAAGCCCCTCGACCGGGCCAAGTCGCGCCTGGCGGTGCTGGGCGACGACGTACGGCGCGACCTCGCGCTGGCGTTCGTGCGTGACGTGCTGACCGCCGTCCGAGGTGCTGCCGGGCTGCGCGAGGTCGTCGTCGTCACCGCCGACGAGCAGGTCGCCGCCCTCGTCCGGTCGGAGCTGGGTGGCCGCGCCCGTCTCGTCGCCGACACCGAGCCACGCGAGCTCAACCGGGCGCTGCACCGAGGCGTCGACGACCTCCGCGCCACCCGCCCCGACGCGGACCGCACCGCGGTGCTCGCGCTGTGCGCGGACCTGCCCGCCCTGACCTCGCGCGCGCTGGGCGACCTCCTCGCCGTCGCCCCCCGGTCCGGGGCCGGCTTCGTCGCCGACCGCACCGGCACCGGGACGACGGCGTACCTCGCGCCGCCGGCCCTGTTCGACCCCCGCTTCGGCCCGGGGTCGCGGGACGCGCACGCCCGCGCAGCGGTCGACCTGACCGCGCGGGTGCCCGCCGAGCTGCGCGCGGACGTCGACAGCCCCGCCGACCTGGCGCCGCTGGTGGCGCACCCCCACCTCGGCGGGGCGACCCGCGCCGCCCTGGCCCGGCACGGGCTGGACCGCGACGCGCTGGCCGGCACCGCCCTGCCCCGCGCCTGA
- a CDS encoding DAK2 domain-containing protein yields the protein MGVVEDRAAERTVGRTVGFAVVEPLQRFSALATEALRTAREEIDALNVYPVPDGDTGTNLFLTFEAADDALREALEQGGPEVARVVAAYTRGLLLGARGNSGVIMSQLVGALFRRIAAAGPDDRAATVVAEGMRAATAAGYAAVGDPVEGTMLTVARAASEAALAAAADPTHRTAQVFEAASRAAGEALDRTPEQLEVLRRSGVVDAGGRGLCLVLDAAAAAFTGRRELTADVRRPRRPLPAPTDASAHPLPTDDLTEDGPAYEVMYLLDAADDAAVDLLRRELMPLGDSLVVVGGEGLWNVHVHVDDVGAAIEAGIRAGRPHRVRVTHFAEQVEQARRAAARAHGPRTGRAVVVVALGDGLAEVFAEAGATVVTSEVTRRPSAGRLVEAIRATGAGEVVVVPNSRDVLPAAEAAARLVEAEDAVRVAVVPTRAQVQGMAALAVHEPGRPFEQDLVEMTAAARHARSGAVTVAARQAITSAGPCEAGDVLGAVEGDFVVVGQDLATVAVDVLERMLRGGGELVTLIAGQGGDEVAARCEAHLAQEHPSIDVLRYEGAQERYPVLLGVE from the coding sequence GTGGGGGTCGTGGAGGACCGAGCGGCAGAGCGGACCGTCGGGCGCACCGTCGGCTTCGCCGTCGTCGAGCCGCTGCAGCGGTTCTCGGCGCTGGCGACCGAGGCGTTGCGGACGGCCCGCGAGGAGATCGACGCCCTCAACGTCTACCCGGTGCCCGACGGCGACACGGGCACCAACCTCTTCCTCACCTTCGAGGCCGCCGACGACGCGCTGCGGGAGGCCCTCGAGCAGGGCGGGCCCGAGGTCGCGAGGGTCGTGGCCGCCTACACCCGCGGTCTGCTCCTGGGCGCTCGCGGCAACTCCGGCGTGATCATGTCGCAGCTCGTCGGTGCGCTGTTCCGGCGGATCGCCGCGGCGGGCCCCGACGACCGGGCCGCCACGGTGGTGGCCGAGGGCATGCGGGCGGCGACCGCCGCCGGGTACGCCGCCGTCGGCGACCCGGTCGAGGGCACCATGCTCACCGTGGCCCGGGCCGCGTCCGAGGCGGCGCTGGCCGCGGCCGCGGACCCGACCCACCGGACCGCCCAGGTGTTCGAGGCCGCCTCGCGGGCTGCCGGGGAGGCGCTGGACCGCACCCCCGAGCAGCTGGAGGTGCTGCGCCGCTCCGGGGTGGTCGACGCCGGAGGACGGGGGCTGTGCCTGGTGCTCGACGCCGCCGCGGCCGCCTTCACCGGTCGCCGCGAGCTCACCGCCGACGTACGGCGCCCGCGCCGGCCCCTCCCGGCGCCGACCGACGCCTCCGCGCACCCGCTCCCGACCGACGACCTGACCGAGGACGGCCCGGCCTACGAGGTGATGTACCTCCTGGACGCCGCCGACGACGCGGCCGTCGACCTCCTGCGGCGCGAGCTGATGCCCCTCGGCGACTCCCTGGTCGTGGTGGGCGGCGAGGGCCTGTGGAACGTCCACGTCCACGTCGACGACGTCGGGGCCGCGATCGAGGCGGGCATCCGGGCCGGACGGCCGCACCGGGTCCGGGTCACCCACTTCGCCGAGCAGGTCGAGCAGGCCCGACGCGCCGCGGCCCGGGCGCACGGTCCCCGCACCGGCCGCGCGGTCGTGGTGGTGGCGCTGGGCGACGGCCTCGCCGAGGTCTTCGCCGAGGCGGGCGCCACCGTGGTCACGTCCGAGGTGACGCGTCGACCGTCCGCCGGGCGGCTGGTCGAGGCGATCCGCGCCACCGGCGCGGGCGAGGTCGTGGTGGTGCCCAACAGCCGCGACGTGCTGCCCGCCGCGGAGGCCGCCGCGCGGCTGGTCGAGGCCGAGGACGCCGTCCGCGTGGCGGTGGTGCCGACGCGGGCGCAGGTGCAGGGCATGGCGGCGCTGGCGGTCCACGAGCCGGGCCGCCCCTTCGAGCAGGACCTCGTCGAGATGACGGCCGCCGCCCGGCACGCGCGCTCCGGCGCGGTCACGGTCGCCGCCCGCCAGGCGATCACCTCCGCCGGCCCCTGCGAGGCCGGCGACGTGCTCGGTGCGGTCGAGGGCGACTTCGTCGTCGTGGGCCAGGACCTCGCGACCGTGGCGGTGGACGTGCTGGAGCGGATGCTGCGCGGTGGCGGCGAGCTGGTCACGCTCATCGCCGGACAGGGTGGGGACGAGGTGGCGGCCCGGTGCGAGGCGCACCTCGCTCAGGAGCACCCCAGCATCGACGTGCTGCGCTACGAGGGGGCGCAGGAGCGCTACCCGGTGCTGCTGGGGGTGGAGTGA
- a CDS encoding lysophospholipid acyltransferase family protein — translation MARTRERRGVAFSVGVAIVKPVLLALTRRDWSGSEHVPRTGGAVLVANHASHLDPLTFAHFVHEQGRVPRYLAKAALFDVFFAGWVLRSSGQIPVHRMTTDASRAFDAAVSAVRDGKLVVVYPEGTLTRDPDLWPMVGKTGAARIALSAGVPVVPAAQWGAHEILYPYSTRPRLLPRHTIHVTAGPPVDLDDLRGQPVTPELLRQATERIMAAVTGLLEEIRDEQAPPARFDPRSAGVQQIGNPHRDPRAARGKHRRLASRRRSR, via the coding sequence GTGGCACGGACACGTGAGCGTCGGGGCGTCGCCTTCTCCGTCGGCGTGGCCATCGTCAAGCCCGTGCTGCTGGCGCTGACCCGCCGCGACTGGTCCGGGAGCGAGCACGTCCCACGCACGGGCGGCGCCGTGCTCGTGGCCAACCACGCCTCGCACCTGGACCCGCTCACCTTCGCCCACTTCGTGCACGAGCAGGGCCGCGTGCCGCGCTACCTGGCCAAGGCCGCCCTCTTCGACGTCTTCTTCGCCGGGTGGGTGCTGCGCTCCAGCGGTCAGATCCCGGTGCACCGCATGACCACCGACGCCTCGCGCGCCTTCGACGCCGCCGTGAGCGCGGTCCGTGACGGCAAGCTCGTGGTGGTCTACCCCGAGGGCACGCTGACGCGCGACCCCGACCTGTGGCCGATGGTGGGCAAGACCGGGGCGGCGCGCATCGCGCTCAGCGCCGGCGTCCCTGTCGTCCCCGCCGCGCAGTGGGGCGCCCACGAGATCCTCTACCCCTACAGCACGCGCCCGCGGCTGCTGCCGCGGCACACCATCCACGTGACGGCCGGTCCTCCGGTCGACCTCGACGACCTGCGCGGGCAGCCCGTCACCCCCGAGCTGCTGCGGCAGGCCACCGAGCGCATCATGGCGGCGGTCACCGGGCTCCTCGAGGAGATCCGCGACGAGCAGGCCCCGCCGGCCCGCTTCGACCCCCGCAGCGCCGGGGTGCAACAGATCGGCAACCCCCACCGGGACCCGCGCGCAGCGCGCGGCAAGCACCGACGCCTGGCGTCGAGAAGGAGAAGCAGATGA
- a CDS encoding HU family DNA-binding protein — translation MNKTQLIDALSNRYEGNRKQAQHALESVLDTITREVARGEKVAITGFGSFEKRVREARWVRNPRTGERVKAKKTAVPKFTAGADLKAVVSGAKKLPKLPKPAERAVSNVRGSSAGQKAAEVAKKATAPAKKAAAAAAQPAIKAAGAAKKATSSSSSSSTAKKAPAKKASTAAKKTTSTAKKASTTAKKSASSTAKKTTSTAKKAPAKKSSSSSTSTAKKSSSSSTAKKAPAKKAPAKKSSSSSSSTAKKSSSSSTAKKAPAKKSSSSGSSSSSTAKKSTAKKSTAKKSTAKKSASSS, via the coding sequence GTGAACAAGACCCAACTGATCGATGCGCTCTCGAACCGATACGAGGGGAACCGCAAGCAGGCACAGCACGCGCTCGAGTCCGTCCTGGACACGATCACCCGTGAGGTCGCTCGCGGGGAGAAGGTGGCCATCACCGGGTTCGGATCGTTCGAGAAGCGGGTCCGTGAGGCCCGCTGGGTGCGCAACCCGCGCACCGGCGAGCGCGTGAAGGCCAAGAAGACCGCCGTGCCGAAGTTCACCGCCGGCGCTGACCTCAAGGCCGTCGTCTCCGGCGCCAAGAAGCTGCCCAAGCTGCCCAAGCCGGCGGAGCGTGCGGTCTCCAACGTCCGCGGCTCCAGCGCCGGCCAGAAGGCCGCCGAGGTGGCCAAGAAGGCCACCGCCCCGGCGAAGAAGGCCGCCGCGGCCGCCGCCCAGCCGGCCATCAAGGCCGCCGGTGCGGCCAAGAAGGCCACGTCCTCCTCCTCGTCGTCCTCGACGGCGAAGAAGGCACCTGCCAAGAAGGCGTCGACGGCGGCGAAGAAGACCACCTCGACGGCGAAGAAGGCCTCGACCACGGCCAAGAAGTCGGCGTCCTCCACCGCGAAGAAGACGACCTCCACCGCCAAGAAGGCCCCGGCCAAGAAGAGCAGCTCCTCGAGCACCTCGACCGCGAAGAAGTCGAGCAGCAGCTCGACGGCGAAGAAGGCGCCCGCCAAGAAGGCACCCGCGAAGAAGTCGAGCTCGTCGAGCTCGTCGACGGCGAAGAAGTCGAGCAGCAGCTCGACCGCCAAGAAGGCGCCGGCCAAGAAGAGCAGCTCCTCCGGCTCGTCGAGCTCGAGCACCGCCAAGAAGTCCACGGCCAAGAAGTCCACCGCGAAGAAGTCGACGGCGAAGAAGTCCGCCTCCAGCTCCTGA